Within the Hevea brasiliensis isolate MT/VB/25A 57/8 chromosome 2, ASM3005281v1, whole genome shotgun sequence genome, the region ATGGGTCATAGTGGGTCAAATGAGTTACTGATTATGGGAGTGACACGAATATTAAATCGTGTCATAAATGTGTGAAGTCGGGTTAGCGGGTTAACCCGTGACACGACACGATTATAACCGTGTCATAAATTGGTCAACACGAATTCGACACAAACACGAATAAACTTAACCCAAACCCTATATTTTCTAGTCGTGTTCGCGGGTTGTGTTCAGAATTGCCACTCCTaatccaaactcatttctataaatacttaattaaatataaaatatctatttttataataacatttataaatttttatatattttattttatataaaatggaatttaaatattttatagaattattatttttaaaatataaattattaataaaatgattttttatataaattattaattaaaatatataaaattaaattgatttaagtTTTTTTCGAGTAATAATAATCAGATTTAGAacagatttgattttttttttcaaattacaaTAATCAGATTTATGATGAGTtcgaataattaaaaataaattctaatCGAATTTGAgacgaatttaaattttaaaaatattaatcaaatttgAATGAAGATAATATAATTTTCATAGATATTCTTCGTGTTATCATCTTAGCATATGTCTATCTtttgaaagagaaaaaaaaaaaaaaggggagaaTCTGGCTTTTCATATTTTTATTGAGTGCCATCCACCAAGACTTTGGGGCCGTTAATGATagccatttttttttattattttttaacagAGCAGTTAATGATAGCTTGAAGGAGTCTTTCATTGAATGTTTTTTTTCGAAGTCTTTCATTGAATTTGGCATTGGTTgggtaaattaataaaattggaAACATGTTTTGCATTATCAACAATAGGCTACAATCATATCCATATTTGACCTTTAACATAATGCAATCATTTCAAATTATAGGATGCATTTAGTATAGTAAAAAGTAATGCACTcattactaataaaaaaaattaatatgagTGAGAAAGCATTTAATAATTTACCTCATTGCAAGCCATTTTCTACGTGGTATCTTATTTAAATCTATTTAAAGTGTCATTTAGAAGGGTTGTTGGATTGGCTGGTTATTCTGCTTCATGCTGAGATTTCTACCTAAAAAATATTTCCTTTTAATTTGGTTACATAAACAGAAGGAAAAATTTGCAGCATTCCTCATCCATGCCGTTGCACAGAGGGTGTGCGCTTGAGGACAAGGGAGTTGTGGTGTTAACGACAAGCAAACCGAATGGACCAAACGGCAAAAAGGAAGTGCATTATTGAATAAAAAAACAAAAGTAAAGCTGTAGCCCAAAAGCTTAGAGATGATAGAGGAAAGGAAAAGGGAAGAAAGGGTAGGCATGTGGGAGGAGGCTTCCCAAAGCCTTGGATTCTACCGTTTATCAATGAAATACACTGGTCCTATACCACATCCATTTCATGGGATAAGGGTCCTATGCCATGAGACCCAGTTCAACATTGTCAGTCTCTCATGTGCCTCTAATTATATCTGTTTGTTGGTGCGTCGCTCTCACTCCTCACCCTTAACCTCTCTCTaacacacgcacacacacataCTCTCTCCCACCTGAGGAGACCTGAGGAGAAGAAAAAATGAAGGCACTGAGTAAAATGTTCAGGGCTTGATAAGGGGGTGTTTGTTACAGAGACAACAGTACTAGAAGAAGCTATTTGGtagaaagtaagaaaggaaacgATATATATGGAAAAGAGTTCATATAGTTACATCAAATGttgttattttctctaaattgaaGCTCAGTCCTCTCTCTAAATTTATTATTGAAATGGAATATGTACATTGAAAATACTATTCGCGTTACACTAACTTATTTCTTCTTTTACAGAAATAGCAGTTGGGTGTGAGAAACATGTCTATCAAAATGCAATTTATCTGTTCAGGCTGCTGGGGAATTGACCTTAGGAGCAAATAGACCCAGCAATGAACtggtcttgaattaaaattaaactgattcaaattcaaattataatcaaattgaaattgattaatgattaAAACCAAATTTAATGTTATCGTATATTCTTGAATCATTGGATGAGGTCGATGATATAATGGTAGTCACTctgttaaaaaatattttaagataCTTTGAAGAATAATATAACAAACGAAATCGAATAGGCGTTGAGAGTCTATTTATATAGTGATAGGAGACATACTAGTATGATTCTTGAGATGCCATTAATTAATATCGAGCTATATGCTAACATTGCATGCTATAAAATCGTACTGTGTTAATTTTATTCCTAATGATGATCTCACTTACTATTCCCAACGGCTTTTGTCCTCTGTTCACGTCTCATTCTTACCAATATGAGCTTTATTTTAATCAACTTATTTGTGATCTGATTGGATGATCTAACCAATCTTTGTGTTCGAAGCTAATAGTCCTGAATTGATATTAGATCGCTTGCATAATGCCTATTTTATCGCTAGATTCGATCTCTATTGGGTCGGATAGAACATATTGAGTCTGCCTCAATAGATATCGAATGGAATTTTGAGATAGATTATATAAGATTGAtgacaattgaatttaattgaaacgAAAACAACTAATTTAgtttcatatatatatttttttaaataaccaAATTCGGTTTAAGTATACTTTTCTAGTTTTGGTAAATAACCAAATTTGGTTTAAGTGTACTTTTCTAATTTTGGGACGAACGTCAAACATAGCAGACGTTATTACATGCCTTTCAAGTCCAGAAGACATAGTCAGTCATTTTAAGCAACTAAGTTGACTAAAATCATTGAAAATGACTCATTATCAATTCAAGtatatttctcctttttttttttttttaatgaagtgTGCAAGCTTGAAAATACCTTCCATACTGGTGGTAATATCAATCTTTAAATTGACTTAAAGAAAAATAACACTagaatgtaaatttttattttatattatgaaaaatttttaaaaatttatgcattttataatttttttaaaattatacattTCGGGATAAAATGGTGTTCATTAATTCAAAAACCATTACATATATGGGCCTCTAGCAAATCAACAAGAAGAACCAAAAAGCCCGGGAGTACAGACCAAATTACAAACTAGCCTATAAAACATGAACCCTAGGAACACAAGCCCAAGCCATCAAAAAATAAACCAAGACCCACGAAGACTCAGTCCAACAACAATACTGGGCTCTTCAGTCTCTCATTCTCATATGGCTTGGAGGGTCTGCTCCAAATCTCACCGGAGATGCCACCATCAAGAACAAAGAAGGACCCTCCACCGGGCCTAGCGCGGAACCGAAGCAACAAAGAGCAGAACTAACCTTTTAAGCAGATCACCAAATCTAAGGCTATGCACAAATGTTCTATCCGACCCAATACAGATCGAATCTAGCGATAAAATAGGCATTATGTATTTGCTCATTAGCTGTTGTCTATGAGAGTTAACTCTTGGATTGGATACGCACAAATGTGTTAAATACCTATTAATCCAATGGAATTAAAAAGGTTAAGAATGAAAAACTGTATTTGTAAATAATAAGTTTTGGGTATGAACTGTTTAGGCATTTGCTGAAGAATAATTAAGGCTATATCTATATCCAGATAGCCCCTGCCAGGACCCACTTTATTGGTTATGGTGAATTGTCGTGAGACCATGTCTTGAATTTTGCTTGACCTCTTTTTCTTGTAAATCATGTGGACCAAAGATACCATATAATATTACAAGGGAGCCAAGATTGCTTGACCTTGCTTTTTGCTGCACTTTTATTGCTTGCCTTGCTGGTTTGGTTTGATTTAGTCATATTGCCACCAAGATTCAATTCGTGCTTAGTGCATTGGTGTTTTTCTCAGTGAAATTATAATGATAAAGCAGAATCTGCTTCTAGATGGGTTTCACTTTTCAAAGTATTGGTTCTCAATAATGACCCAATAGATTGTAAAGGCTTCTTTCTTTTATATTTCAAGCCCTGAAACTAGTTTTAAGTTATGCCTTCAAAGTTCAAACTACTTCTGTGCAAGTATGCATTGCATGACTACCAATTCTAAAATTTCCCTTATCAGAAGACAATTATGCAATTGCATAATTTAGTACAATAAAAGGGGAGGATAGTTGCTGCTTATGAGGCAGCATAGATCTTCCATAATGAAATTCAAAATGACATGATGCTGGAATCATAACTAAAGTTTTGGCCTTTTGGATATGATGACCATTTTGATATCTATTCCATTTCTTATTCATGCAAATTGTGTTACTTTTCCCTCCAATAGAGATGCAGATTTTGCAGGGGAACTGGCTCAGTGACCGTAGAGCTTGGTGGGGATGAGAAAGAAGTCTCTCGATGTATCAATTGTGATGGTGTTGGTTCTTTGACATGTACAACATGTCAAGGCACTGGAATACAACCCCGTTATCTTGATCGCAGGAATGaatctttaaattgtgttttcttttcttccttgCAAACAAGGTATGATTGAATGAACATATTATTGACTAGTGCTTTGTATGCTTGAATAATTCTGATTGCTTCTCGCAATTGTATAATTGGGAAAATATGATCAGCAAGGTTAGCTATTCTTACTAATTTTAAGATGTTGGGTGGAAATGGGAACTTTCCACTGAATTAGCGTTGTGCTAAATAAGTCAATTGAGTCTTaagattttaataaaatatcGGATGTCTAGAACATGCTGAAATAGATTAAGCTAGCAGGAAAGGAATTagcatttacattttttttattagaattaTTATCAACTTGAGAGAGAGGCAAAGAGTTGAGATTCTAAATTGTGTTACTAACACAAGCATGTATTTTGTTGTGAGCATAGAATTCAAGGACGATGATTGAAGCCCTTCAGAAGCAGAAGCAATGGTTTTGGACTCAATCCAGTGGCTAATCAACTCTGTAGGGTGAACTAGAAGAGATCACTTTTTCTGTCAACACTTTTCCATTTTCCATCAAGTTCCTTCTCATGCTTTGTTCCAATGTAAAATTTAGCTAGTGATAAAGCTTTCTTCATTCCGTTGGAGGATGTAGTCTCGTCATAAGATGGTATTTCTCCTTTTATCCCCTTGCTAAATTTGTATTTCAATTGATTGCTTAACCGCTATAAGTCCATGACAATTCAAGGGTTTTATTCTTTATAAATTTAAAGGGTCCATAAATGTAAAAGCCAAAGCCAAAACCACGAGTAATCCAACGTTTCATTTCTTGAAATTTCCTTCCTTTTGTTTATATTTTTCCCCTTACTCTCTTTTCCTTTCACCAATCCAAGGATCCATAGCATTATTGAATACACCTTAAGCACACAAAATTATTACACCCTTCTCACATAATAAGGTTAACTTAATTGTTAATTTCATAGATTGTCAAGCTTAATCGTGAGACTGAAAAGTAAGAGGGTAGGAATGGAAACGGGTCTTGGTAGATTTTTACTGAATTCGAGCTCAatttgaaaaattagagttgaggctcaatttatcaaatttaattagttaaatttaataagtataataaattataataattaaactaataactataataatattaatcataGTTATTGAACTCAGCTCGAATCAGCCAGTTAAATCGGTGAATTAGTAACCTAATTATTAAATCGGTTTGGATTTGTAATTGAATTAAATAAGGAAGCGATCCGATGTGACTCGATTAATTTGGTTGAATCTGTGTGATCCTATTGACCTGATaggtttaattatttaataattttttttaatattaatataacaAATTAAACTCAAAATCTCATAGAgtttttaaaatcaaaatcaattgaattaacttaataattatgtatttttttatttttaaatatttattttttaatatataattaatattttataaatattaaaaaaaaaattatacatttaTATACATTTTTTAAACGTTATTTTACTtaaatacttttatataaaatttaaaaatactattaaaatttattaaatcttaataaatgttaaagtttcatttaaataattaaaatttaattaattaattttatttatttatattaataattgttatatttaattaatttttaattaaattatataaatttaattaatttttaactatTAACTTACTGATTGATTTATTCACTCGGTTTTTCCTGAGtcagatttatatatatatatatatatatatatatatatatatatatatagacacacgcACACGAATATCAAAATGAGTTAATTTACGAGTTTATGAGTCAGCAcacaaatttaaatgaatttaaaatttaagcgCGCAGGAATCGGGAGTCGGTCCAAGCCTTTCAGCCCATTATGGCCCATAATCAGATTTTAATTCCAGAATTGCATGCTCCGATCATAGCCCAATACAATGTCGACATTCcaattagggttttttttttatttgaagaaAGACAGAAACGGTGGCGTTGTTGTTAACTACATGCTGCCGTGGGGAAAGAAACAAATAGCAGTTGCAGGCAGCACTAGTGTTTCAGCTCTTTTGGGAGGCTTGGAGCTATTGGGCAGCAAGAGTGCCTCTTTGACTGAATTGAAGATACAGAAGGTTTGTTTCCAACGTTCTTGCATAATATCTAGGGTTTAGCAGATAAGCAAGAGAAGATGTTGTACATAATAGGTCTAGGATTGGGAGATGAGAAGGATATTACTTTAAGAGGTCTAGAAGCTGTGCAGAAATGTGAGAAGGTGTACATGGAAGCCTACACTTCTCTTCTCTCCTTTGGTCTCTCCACTGATGGActttccactctggtacttgtTGAACCCTCAATTTTTTATTCTGATCTTTGTTTCGTATTTAAATTTACATTGtggattatgatttttttttttaaaaggaaaatttataTGGGAAACCAATTGCCATTGCTGATAGAGAGATGGTAGAAGAGAAGGCTGATGATATATTGTCATCAGCTCGTACTTCTGATGTTGCTTTCCTTGTTGTTGGAGATCCTTTTGGGTATGTTGTCTCTTGAAAGTTTCTTTTTGTTTATGTAAGCATGCTACTTATGCCctaattaatttttatgatttgACTGGAATTCTTGATCTTTAGCTGTACTCTAGTTGCTAAGTTGTTGTTCTTTGGATAATTTGATTTGGAATGCAGAGCTACAACACATACAGATCTTGTTGTTCGAGCTAAGGAATTGGGGGTTGATGTCAAAGTGGTACACAATGCGTCTGTGATGAATGCGGTTGGGATTTGTGGATTACAATTATATCGCTATGGAGAGACTGTTTCAATCCCTTTTTTTACTGATAATTGGAGACCTGATAGCTTTTATGAAAAGATAAGAAGAAATCGTGAACTTGGATTGCATACACTTTGTTTATTGGGTGAGCTTGTGAgctcatcatttactcatttttaCTAATTCATTTTTAGTTTTAACCTTGTCTGAGTTGAAAATCTTATCAAATATCTGCTTTTCTCCATTACAGATATACGAGTAAAGGAACCTTCATGGGAATCCTTGTCTAGGTATGTGTTCAAGTTTATTGACTAAAGCCTTTAAGTTTAGttttggagattttttttttttttttttttgagtttctgTATTTTGCACTATTCTGCACTTTCAACTATTGCTTAACTCATAACTTTTAAATTGTTTTAGAGGAAGGAAGAAGTATGAACCCCCTAGATACATGACTATAAACAATGCAATTGATCAACTCTTGGAGATTGAGCAAAAACGTGGGGAATCTGGTGAGACTTGCAAGTGTTTTGCTATCTTTAGGCTTTCATGTTGCAACATATTTTATCTATATATACGAGGCAGCAGTTTATGGAACACTTGAACTCAATTAACTATGACCCTTAGAAACAACCCTACTCCTTGAAgataaagaggaaaaagaaaaccaTTTTTACTAAAATAGATTGATGTTCCCCACTTTTGTTTTTGTTGTGTCCACTAAAGAGTTATATCAATTGAGGTAGTTGAAGCTGCATAGTCAATCACTGTGAAAATGAAAGGTTATCTTAGGGAAGAGGGCTTGTGGATGTAATCCCGAACCTGATATAGCAATGTATTCTCAGGTTCACAATATGAATGATCACACTTACTGTCCTCCAACAAAAAGTGTGTTTTGACTTTTGCTATTATATTCTTCTAACCTATTACATTATCTTCCTAGCCTCGAATTAAGCCTTTTACCTTTGAGCAACTCTTGCATTGTATTTTGTTGGCTATTGACTCAAATCTTTAATAAGAAATGAGCTTTCAATATCTCTGTATCTGCCAACTATGGCATGCTTCATTTTTAAATTACATTTCTTTGTTCAAACAAGTTAATGCAGGATCAAGTATAATACAAATTCATATTCTTTGTTTTCGGATGTCATGCTCTGCTGAATTAGTTACTTTCTAGTGGGAAATATGCAACTAGAGTGTTTTTACATGGGTAGGCACTTCATTTTAGATCTTAGATCCCTGTGCTGTGGCAGGCATAAAATGCAAGTAGGTGGTTGCCTATTTGCCTTATCCCCGAGAGATTTTGCTATGAtgctaaacttgtaaattgtaatCCTTCTTTAGATGCGTTGGCGTTTAAGCTTCTTAATTAACCTTTTGTTTCCCTTCTTTTGAAGACATGCAAATAAGCTTCTAATCACAGCATGTTTGCGATTCTTTCCTTGCAGCATACAATGAAGACACTAGCTGTGTTGGCTTTGCTCGGTTGGGAAGTGAGGATCAGATGATAGTTGCTGGGACAATGAAGCAACAGCTGGCAGTTGATTTTGGAGCACCCTTGCATTGTCTTGTAATTGTGGGCAAGACACATCCCCTAGAAGAAGAAATGCTGGATGTTTACAAACTTGAAAGTGCGAGGCAAGACCAAAAAGATGATGAAAGTGCATGATAATTTTCCTTGGAGAAACAAATATATGTAATTTGCAGGTTAAGGTTTCTGTCTGATTTTCTTTTTTGCCCACGAAGAAAAATTTCCCAGTGATCTATGGAACTTAATGTTTAATACGTGTTGTGCTTTTACAGCTGTTTGGGAGAGATAGGACTCTAGGCTTCATTTGCATTTCTACAGGCCAGTTCTGTTGAGAAGTTGGTGCAGCGTGCAGGAAGAGTAGCAACATATTTCTTCTGCATGAGGTGCCAAGCGAATTCCATTTCTGACTCAATATTCATGTAGCATCCTATGTACACTTAAAAGAAATATACATCTTTACCCTAAATTTTGCATCAGGGTACACCGTATATCGGTGTGTTTATCAATTGAAGCCACTGTAGCTTAAGAGTTGCGCTATTTATATGGTTTTCCTCAGTTTTTTCATGTTAGTGACACTAGGGTTGATAGGGGATCAGATTTTTTCGTGGGTTTGTAATATATTCAATCAATATCTTTACCCTTTCAAAGGCGGCTTAggctttaatattttaattaagaaaTCTTTGAGAGAATGTTGGCCTATCTTTGATTGTAATGCCTTTCCTATAATGACTTGAAAAGGCTTTAGGGTTCAAATGCATGAGAGAATGATCATGATTCATTGtacagaagaagaaaagaaaaataaataaggaaagaaagaaaatagtatttaatttaattgctTTCAGATGAATTGCATTTGGGAAATACATTCGACCATCAAGGCAATCCATGTGGCCATAATGGTTTCTATTCTCTGCCCAACTAATTTGTTGTCTATAACAATTAGCAGGACGTATCTTGATCATTTTGACGCTGCATCATGAATTTCATTCAGATCACGACCAGAAAACATAACTTTGTCTTATATGGGAAGAAGGGTTTCCCCTGGCACTGCCCTTAGCCTGAGGACCTTGCTACAGTTAAGATTCTTAATAGCGATGTATATTTCGGTTCGTGTTCAGAACATTTCAAAGTATCACCTAAATGGTACAACTGCCTCGAAAAGAGCCACACAGCATGCAGTGTCTTATCTTGATGTTATCAGGCCTGAAATCACTTCAACAATAAACAACTTTGATTGCCTATTCGTCAAGTAATCACAATTTTACACGCTTGTATAGACCTAGTTTCTGGTATTGGTTAAACCCCCGACTTAAAAGACCTTGTTTGCCAAAAATAAGATAGAGTAACTAAATATGATGTTTACACCTCTGGGGATTAAAAAGGCCACAACCTCTCCCTTAACCTACAAGAAAATGGTGGATTTACCACACTTCCCCTGCAACCAAGTCAACCGTATCTGATTACCTTTCAAAGATATAAATGTCTCTCTCAAGTTAGGCTCCTCAAACAGGTCCAAAGCTGCAAAGTACAGCTGTTGATCAATGTCTCCTATCTCATCCAGTGCTTTAATGCAATTAGTTATGGTAAATTTTTCATTGTTTTGCTTTGGTGCAGCCTTTCTCCACCTGGAAGCAGCCACCATCTCCAACAAGGCTTCTGCCATAGCTTCATTTATTTCTTGATCCTTCTTATTCTGACCAGAAGAGGGCTGTGTCTCAGAAGGCCGTTTCCTCTTTTTCTCTGATATATTCTTAACTATCTTATCTGCTGTTAAACAGTTTCCTTGCACTGGTCTTGATGAAGATGGATTTTCAGGATGAGAGGATCCACCAACTGGATTTGAACTTAAGCCTGCAGCATCATTTCCAACCAGTTTTTCCAATCCTTCAAAGTGACTTGATTGGGCATACTTTCCATCAGCTGATGTATCTGTGAATATTGTGCATAATTGCTCATATATGGGACAGTACTTGACTTTAATTGTCTCAGGCCTAGGCTGTGTCTGTAAGTGCAGGCTATCAGAATACATAATATGAAGGTCAAGAAATACCAAATTTAAGCttcagaagaaaagaaaagaaaaacaaacccCGACGTCTTCCCACAGGTCAAATCCAATGCAGCAAGAATCTTCCATAGCAAAGTCATTTTGAACAAAAGCTGACTTCAAATTATAGAAGCGCGTCCGCAGTACATCTAGGTGTTTTCTCAATTGGTTGTTATTGAAATTTAGATCTGTTTGCTTGTTGAACCCATCACGTATGTGATTCCAAGTTCTCTTGTCAAAAACATTGTTTCGTCTATTTCCCAGTTGAATCTGCTTCACTACCAAGTCCGCAAATATCTTATCAAGGGATGCTGTCCATTTTGTTCTTGATCGTTCATGCTTATGTTGATTACCAGTTTCACTATCCATCTACAACAGACAGTGCTCAGTTACATGACCATCAGCAATAtcattcaaaacttttctgttaatAAGAAAAGAGTTTAAATGCCAGGTTAACAATGCTTCTATCAGGACAACGGCAAAAAAGTGTATTGGATAAATAATGTATTGTAGTGTTTGATACAGTTCAAATCTTACTGGTTTTATGCCTCAAAACCTCTTTTATCACAGCAATAAGGAAATCATCagcatataataaattataattttcataatttatctATACCCCAAACAAAGTGGCAGGTTTCCGATATCTACAATATTATCACAATGCATAAAAATAAACAATTGATCATTTATATTATGTAACTGTCTGAATGTAATTTCACAGCTAAGTTGTGTTTACTTTTCCTTAGACTATGAACTCTACCTATCCTAGTAATAATGGATaatctatttatttattgttattcGTTTCCACTAACTGGAAGTTCTAGCAAGTATAAGTCATTCAAGATTCTTCCACAATGCACAATCAGTTCTTCCCATGGACAGTGAGACCTATAAGTTCCCAATTGCAAATACACTGGGCATTGCAGCAATGATGTTAGAGCATCACCGTAATGTCCATAAATCTTGCAAATCAAATTCACAACCATACAAAGCTTTGCAAATACCCTCCCCATACATGCCCACTTTCACTTCCTACAACTCAACTTCACAAGAAAATCTTACTTGATTTCCTAGACGTTAACAAATATGAAAATCACATAATACATAGCCATAAAAATATAGATACTAAGGCAATCCTAGCCTTATGACTAAGTGGACATGTTGATAAAGTTATAACCATAAAGACAAAAGACCTTTTTTATTTCCATAGAACCAAACAATACCTTAAAAAGAGTTGGTAAACACAAAGCCCTAGAAAGAGACAGTACTAGCTCTAAGAAAGAGATATGAACCCGACTACTCCCATAATCAAAACCCTAAAAAGAGACTGTACTAGCAGAATGACGCTAATAATCTAGCCATAAAATATTAGGGCATTTCCCCTCTACAATTGAAGCACAGAAAAGGAAATACGAAAACGCCAAAATCGCAACGACAAATGCACAGGAGATTTTACCTGATCGGAGATTTGGCAGGACGATAGAGGGCGAGCCAGTGGAGAGAGAGGCGGTAGGCGGTCTCTCTGCCTCCGCTGTCCCGTCTTAAGCCATTCAAGAAAAGGAATTTGCTTTAGAATTGTTTCCGATTTCCTCAAAATCTTCTTCTTGGTCAGTGCTGATCTAAACTCTTGTTGTACGACAAGTTTATTGTCGATATTTTTTGATAgtctattttaatatattaaattaatttataaaatatttattattataatattaatatatcaatattaatttataaaatattatttatacattaaataaatttaatatatatttaatagtaTACAATATTATACTTATTTAATAtcctaattttaatatataaaaatattaattatataaacatattattttttttttagaacaTAAACTTATTATTTCTTGaataatatcaaaataaatattttatcgattaaattttaaactcTTGGCTTATATTGATCTTCAAACCTAACTTAATTTGaaaatcattatatatatatatatatatatatatatatatatatatatatatttatttattttatgattattaaattttttaatttctatttatgcacctttcaaaaaaaaattctatttatGCATATTTTTAGATGATTAATTGTGAAAACTGAAAAATATTGTATTATTATAtatgattaattataattttataaataaaattatatcattaaaaaaattgtgattgtttaattttttaaattttaattatttaaatttatatatatgtacTCTAATACTAAGGCTGTATTTGATATTACATAATTAAAGCTGCAAATATAATTAGGATTATAtggtatatttaattatattgtttagtaatataaaaaaatttactataataaagtgataattatataatgtaat harbors:
- the LOC110673829 gene encoding L10-interacting MYB domain-containing protein, which produces MDSETGNQHKHERSRTKWTASLDKIFADLVVKQIQLGNRRNNVFDKRTWNHIRDGFNKQTDLNFNNNQLRKHLDVLRTRFYNLKSAFVQNDFAMEDSCCIGFDLWEDVGTQPRPETIKVKYCPIYEQLCTIFTDTSADGKYAQSSHFEGLEKLVGNDAAGLSSNPVGGSSHPENPSSSRPVQGNCLTADKIVKNISEKKRKRPSETQPSSGQNKKDQEINEAMAEALLEMVAASRWRKAAPKQNNEKFTITNCIKALDEIGDIDQQLYFAALDLFEEPNLRETFISLKGNQIRLTWLQGKCGKSTIFL
- the LOC110673830 gene encoding probable diphthine methyl ester synthase, giving the protein MLYIIGLGLGDEKDITLRGLEAVQKCEKVYMEAYTSLLSFGLSTDGLSTLENLYGKPIAIADREMVEEKADDILSSARTSDVAFLVVGDPFGATTHTDLVVRAKELGVDVKVVHNASVMNAVGICGLQLYRYGETVSIPFFTDNWRPDSFYEKIRRNRELGLHTLCLLDIRVKEPSWESLSRGRKKYEPPRYMTINNAIDQLLEIEQKRGESAYNEDTSCVGFARLGSEDQMIVAGTMKQQLAVDFGAPLHCLVIVGKTHPLEEEMLDVYKLESARQDQKDDESA